Within the Amycolatopsis sp. 195334CR genome, the region CGGCGGGTCGATCCGCCGCACGTGCGCCACCGTGGCGTCGTAGAGCGCGGCGGTCACCAGCGCACCCCCAGCGATTCGGCGGCACGCGCGCCGGCGGCGCAGCCGTCCTCGTGGAAACCCCAGCCGTGGTAGGCCCCGGCGTAGGCGACCACGCCGTCGTTCAGCTCGGGCAGGCGGCGCTGCGCGGCGACCGACTCCGGCGTGTAGATCGGGTGCTCGTAGGTCATCCGCGCGAGCACGTCCGACTCGGCGATCTCGGCCGACGGGTTCAGCGTGACCACGTAGCCCTTCGGTTCGTCCAGGCGCATCAACCGGTTCATGTCGTAGCTGACCTGCACCGCGCCGTGGTCCGCGCCGCAGCTGGGCGCGGCGTAGTTCCACGACGCGCGGGCGCCCGTCGCGCGCGGCAGCACGCCCGGCCCGGTGTGTAGCCACGCCTCGTTGGTCGAGTAGCGGAACGCGCCGAGCACTTCGCGCTCCCGCTCGGTCGGCTGGTCGAGCAGGCCCAGCGCCTGGTCGGCGTGCGTGGCCACGACGACCTTGTCCACCCGGTGCACGCTGTCCGCGTCGTCGCGCAGCTCGATCCCGGCCGCGGTCCGGCGCAGCGACCGGATCGGCGTGGACAGGTGGACCGCGGTCAGCTGCTTCACCGCGAGGTCGACGTACTCGCGGGAGCCGCCGGTGACCGTGCGCCAGACCGGCGAGCCGGAGACCGAGAGCATGCCGTGGTTGCGCAGGAAGGCGAACAGGTACGGCGCCGGGTAACGCAGGGTTTCGGTGCGGTCGGCGGACCACACGGTGGACACCAGCGGCAGCATGAAGTGGTCCACGAAGTAGCGCGAGTACCCGCCGATGGCGAGGAAGGCGCCGATCGTGACGTCTCCGGCGTCCGGCGAGCGCAGCACCCGCGCGGCGTGCCGGTGGAACCGCTTGACCTCGGCCAGCATCCGCAGGTAGCGCGGGCTGCGCAGGTTCCGCCGCTGCGCGAACAACCCGGGCAGGCCCTTCGCGCCGGCGTATTCGAGGCCGCAGCCGTCGCACCGGATGCTCATCGACATCTCGGTCTCCTGCGTGCGCACGCCCAGCTCGCCGAACAGCTTCAGCAGCGTCGGGTAGGTGCGCTCGTTGTGCACGATGAAGCCGGAGTCGACCCCGATCGTGCCGTGCGCGCCCGCGACGTCGTGGGTGTGCGCGTGGCCGCCGAGCCGTTCGTCGGACTCGAACAGCAGCACGTCGTAGCGGCGTTGCAACAGGTAGGCGGCGGTCAGCCCGGCCACGCCGCTGCCGATGACGGCGACTCGTTCTCCAGTGATCTGCACGCCGGTCATTCGGTGCGCGTGCCGCGGTGGATGGGTACCAATCCACGACGGCCGCGGCGCCGAACCACGGGTATGCCGAAGATCGCCGACCGCATCGCCGGGTTTGCACAGGACCTGCTGGGGGCGCCGCTGCCGGTGGGCATCCGCGCCTGGGACGGCTCGCGGGCCGGGCCGCCGGGCGTCACCGTGGTGCTGAACTCGCGGCGGGCGCTGCGGCGGCTGCTCTACGCGCCCGGTGAGCTCGGGCTGGCGCGCGCGTACGTCACCGGAGATCTCGACGTGGAGGGCGATCTCGCCGAGGGCTTCCGCCGGATCTGGGCGCTGACCAGGTCGGGCGCGGTGCGGCGGGTGCGACCGGGGCCCGCCGACCGGGCCAGGGCGGTCGGGCTCGCGGTGCGCCTCGGCGTCATCGGACCGCCGCCCAAACCGCCCGCCGAGGAGGCGCGGCTGACCGGCAAGCTGCACACACCGCTGCGCGACCGGTCCGCCATCGCCCACCACTACGACCTCGGCAACGCCTTCTACCAGCTGCTGCTCGACGAATCGATGGCCTATTCGAGCGCGTACTGGACCGACGACCGCCCCGGGTACGACCTGGCGCAGGCGCAACGGGACAAGCTCGACCTGATCTGCCACAAGCTCGGGCTGCGGCCCGGCATGCGCCTGCTGGACGTCGGCTGCGGCTGGGGCTCGCTGCTGGTCCACGCGGCCAAGCACTACGGCGTGCACGCGGTGGGCGTGACGCTGTCCGCCGAGCAGGCCGAGCACGTGCGCGGCCGGGTGGGTTCTCACGATCTGGATGACCGCGTCGAGGTCCGGCGACAGGATTACCGCGACCTGGCCGACGAGCCGTTCGACGCGGTGGCCTCGGTCGAGATGGGCGAGCACGTCGGCGAGGCGAACTACCCGCGCTACACCGACACCCTGTTCCGCCTGCTCAAACCGCGGGGACGGCTGGTGCTGCAGCAGATGTCACGGGGTGCGGTGGCCCCCGGCGGCGGGGCGTTCATCGAGCGCTACATCGCCCCCGACATGACCATGCGCCCGCTCTCGCGCACGCTGGGCCATCTGGAGGTTTCCGGCTTCGAGATTCGCGACGTGCACGCGTTGCGGGAACACTACGTGTGGACCGTGCGTGCTTGGACGGACACGCTCGAGTCACGGTGGGACGACGTGGTCGCGCTGATCGGCGAGGCGGGGGCGCGGGTGTGGCGCCTCTACCTGGTGGGCGGCGCGCTGGCCTTCGAGGAGAACCGCATGGGAGTCGACCAGGTGCTGGCGGTACGACCGGGTGAAGCCGGGGAGAGCGGACTTCCGGCCACCCGCGAGCGATGAACCTGCTGATCAGCGCCGCCGTGGCGCTCGGCATCGCGCTGGTGGCGGTCTGCGCCACCTTCGCGATCGCGCTGGCCAGGCGGCGGTACGACACCATCGACACCTTCTGGGGACTGGGGTTCGCGCTGGTCGCGCTGGTGGCCTTCCCGTACGGCACCGGGGACCTGGCGCTGCGCGTGGTGGTCACCGCGCTGACCGTGGTCTGGGGCGTGCGGCTGGCGGTCCACCTGCACCTGCGCAACCACAAGCTGCCCGAGGACCCGCGGTACGCCCGTATGGTCGAGCGCGCCGGTGACCGGGCGCGCTCGCGCATCTTCGTGCGCGTCTACCTGCTGCAGGCGCTGGTGCTGTGGTTCGTCTCGCTGCCGGTGCTGGCCGCCCAGCACGGGACCGGGATCGGCGTGCTGGGGTGGCTGGGCCTCGCGGTCTGGCTGGTCGGGTTCGGCTTCGAGACCATCGGCGACGAGCAGCTGCGGCGGTTCAAGGCGGACCCGGCCAACCGCGGCCGGGTGCTGGACACCGGGCTGTGGCGGTACACGCGGCACCCCAACTACTTCGGTGACGCCTGCGTCTGGTGGGGGTTCTACCTGCTGGCGTGCACCACCTGGCCGGGCGCGGCCACCGTGCTCTCGCCGCTGGTGATGACCTTCACCC harbors:
- a CDS encoding FAD-dependent oxidoreductase → MQITGERVAVIGSGVAGLTAAYLLQRRYDVLLFESDERLGGHAHTHDVAGAHGTIGVDSGFIVHNERTYPTLLKLFGELGVRTQETEMSMSIRCDGCGLEYAGAKGLPGLFAQRRNLRSPRYLRMLAEVKRFHRHAARVLRSPDAGDVTIGAFLAIGGYSRYFVDHFMLPLVSTVWSADRTETLRYPAPYLFAFLRNHGMLSVSGSPVWRTVTGGSREYVDLAVKQLTAVHLSTPIRSLRRTAAGIELRDDADSVHRVDKVVVATHADQALGLLDQPTEREREVLGAFRYSTNEAWLHTGPGVLPRATGARASWNYAAPSCGADHGAVQVSYDMNRLMRLDEPKGYVVTLNPSAEIAESDVLARMTYEHPIYTPESVAAQRRLPELNDGVVAYAGAYHGWGFHEDGCAAGARAAESLGVRW
- a CDS encoding cyclopropane-fatty-acyl-phospholipid synthase family protein — encoded protein: MPKIADRIAGFAQDLLGAPLPVGIRAWDGSRAGPPGVTVVLNSRRALRRLLYAPGELGLARAYVTGDLDVEGDLAEGFRRIWALTRSGAVRRVRPGPADRARAVGLAVRLGVIGPPPKPPAEEARLTGKLHTPLRDRSAIAHHYDLGNAFYQLLLDESMAYSSAYWTDDRPGYDLAQAQRDKLDLICHKLGLRPGMRLLDVGCGWGSLLVHAAKHYGVHAVGVTLSAEQAEHVRGRVGSHDLDDRVEVRRQDYRDLADEPFDAVASVEMGEHVGEANYPRYTDTLFRLLKPRGRLVLQQMSRGAVAPGGGAFIERYIAPDMTMRPLSRTLGHLEVSGFEIRDVHALREHYVWTVRAWTDTLESRWDDVVALIGEAGARVWRLYLVGGALAFEENRMGVDQVLAVRPGEAGESGLPATRER
- a CDS encoding DUF1295 domain-containing protein, whose translation is MNLLISAAVALGIALVAVCATFAIALARRRYDTIDTFWGLGFALVALVAFPYGTGDLALRVVVTALTVVWGVRLAVHLHLRNHKLPEDPRYARMVERAGDRARSRIFVRVYLLQALVLWFVSLPVLAAQHGTGIGVLGWLGLAVWLVGFGFETIGDEQLRRFKADPANRGRVLDTGLWRYTRHPNYFGDACVWWGFYLLACTTWPGAATVLSPLVMTFTLAKGTGKPLLEKGLHRSRPGYAYYVERTSGFFPLPPRRTTPRSARR